A single Stutzerimonas stutzeri DNA region contains:
- the rfbD gene encoding dTDP-4-dehydrorhamnose reductase has product MRILVCGAGGQVGHELVDRAGTYGLEALGMTRERLDVTDADQVSGVVRELNPGMIINAAAYTHVDNAETHSERAYAVNRDGAAALAQAARQASIPLLHISTDYVFSGEARTAYREEDEIAPTGVYGASKAAGEAAVQAALDEHLILRTSWVYGEHGHNFVKTMLRLGRQRDSLSVVADQSGCPTQAGSIADVLLQLAQRYAREGTLAWGLYHYSGRSPCTWFDFAVEIFRQAEAKGMLAKQPQVSSITTAQYPTPARRPAWSVLDCSKFEATFGIDTRDWHDDLSVVLDALARAEASSATAAVQHSQV; this is encoded by the coding sequence ATGCGAATCCTTGTATGCGGAGCCGGTGGCCAGGTCGGCCACGAGTTGGTAGACCGTGCCGGTACGTATGGTCTCGAGGCGCTTGGCATGACACGTGAGCGTCTGGATGTCACAGACGCTGATCAGGTGTCCGGCGTCGTCCGCGAGCTCAATCCGGGTATGATCATCAATGCCGCTGCCTACACGCACGTCGACAACGCAGAGACGCACAGTGAGCGCGCTTATGCGGTCAACCGCGATGGCGCGGCGGCCTTGGCACAGGCCGCCCGGCAAGCCTCCATCCCATTGCTGCATATCTCTACCGATTACGTGTTTTCTGGCGAAGCCCGGACGGCTTATCGCGAAGAAGACGAGATCGCCCCAACGGGTGTGTACGGCGCGAGCAAGGCGGCGGGTGAGGCAGCGGTTCAGGCTGCGCTGGACGAACATCTGATCCTTCGGACCAGTTGGGTCTATGGCGAGCATGGCCATAACTTCGTCAAGACCATGTTGCGGCTGGGACGCCAGCGCGACTCGCTGTCGGTGGTGGCCGATCAGTCTGGCTGCCCCACCCAGGCCGGCAGCATTGCCGATGTCCTGCTGCAGCTGGCCCAACGGTATGCGCGCGAAGGTACGCTGGCCTGGGGGCTTTATCACTACAGCGGCCGGTCCCCCTGCACCTGGTTCGATTTCGCGGTGGAGATATTTCGGCAGGCAGAGGCCAAGGGCATGCTTGCCAAACAGCCGCAGGTGTCGTCGATCACCACTGCGCAGTACCCGACGCCTGCCCGTCGGCCCGCCTGGTCGGTGCTCGATTGCAGCAAGTTCGAAGCGACGTTTGGCATCGACACCCGTGATTGGCATGACGACCTCTCCGTCGTGCTCGACGCATTGGCCCGCGCTGAAGCGAGTTCGGCAACTGCCGCGGTCCAGCATTCCCAGGTCTGA
- a CDS encoding AEC family transporter: protein MVVFQAIVPIFGLIMLGYLLGWRRWLAGEAASGLANITFKLFMPAVLFTGIARAQLSDGMSLMLLLAYFGPVLAVFILVGLVAHHVLRRASPLGLTAAYSNNVLVGIPLVTTLLGPHSLVYVFAILVFHSLILFSLQSFYNAFGSGQKVSGTALLKNLANPLIVGLSLGALLNVSGLGLPQPIWRVADWLAQAALPCALIVLGISLSRYRLRPSATALGLTLVKLGLFPLLVWYLAGLLPGLNHEARSVLVLLAACPSGVNVLAFVVNQEDTRAVSSTVFLSTLLAAISLPLWLLLVSA, encoded by the coding sequence GTGGTCGTGTTTCAGGCAATTGTGCCCATCTTTGGCTTGATCATGCTCGGCTACCTGCTGGGCTGGCGCCGCTGGCTCGCTGGGGAAGCGGCCAGCGGGCTTGCCAATATCACATTCAAACTGTTCATGCCGGCGGTGCTGTTCACCGGCATTGCCCGCGCACAGCTGAGCGATGGCATGTCGCTGATGCTGCTGCTGGCCTATTTCGGTCCCGTGCTGGCCGTTTTCATCCTGGTCGGGCTGGTGGCTCACCATGTGCTCCGCCGTGCGTCGCCGCTGGGACTGACGGCGGCCTATTCCAATAACGTACTGGTTGGCATTCCCCTGGTGACTACCTTGCTCGGGCCGCATAGCCTGGTGTACGTATTCGCCATCCTGGTGTTTCACAGCCTGATTCTGTTTTCGTTGCAGAGTTTCTATAACGCGTTCGGCTCAGGGCAGAAGGTCAGCGGCACGGCCTTGCTGAAGAACCTCGCCAACCCCCTGATCGTGGGCTTGTCCCTGGGCGCATTGCTGAACGTGTCGGGGCTGGGCCTGCCGCAGCCGATATGGCGCGTCGCCGACTGGCTGGCTCAGGCGGCTCTGCCGTGTGCGTTGATCGTGCTGGGTATCAGTCTGTCGCGTTACCGCCTGCGCCCCAGCGCCACGGCGCTCGGACTGACGTTGGTCAAGTTAGGCCTGTTCCCGTTGCTGGTGTGGTATCTCGCGGGTCTGTTGCCAGGGCTGAACCACGAGGCACGCAGCGTGCTGGTACTGCTCGCGGCCTGCCCCAGTGGCGTCAACGTACTGGCCTTCGTGGTCAATCAGGAGGACACACGGGCGGTCAGTTCCACCGTGTTCCTGTCGACGCTGCTTGCGGCAATCAGCCTGCCGCTATGGCTGCTACTGGTGTCGGCTTGA
- a CDS encoding VC0807 family protein, producing MTDPRTNRSGPDQPAEHKPRPLMDLAISIVIPSLILMKLSGEDRLGADGALLLALAFPLGWGLFELAKYRKFNWIALLGLISVLLTGGIGLLQLDPQWLAIKEAAIPGIIGIAVLASTRTRFPLIRTLLYNPKVLNVAKVHEQLERNGQTAHFETRLLRATYFLSGTFFFSSFMNYVLAKWIVNSPAGSEAFNAELGRMTLLSYPMIAIPSMVMMMAIFYYLWRTIHGLTGLRLEDIIANHAHPDRQGNKS from the coding sequence ATGACCGATCCCCGTACCAACCGCTCCGGCCCAGACCAGCCGGCCGAGCACAAACCTCGGCCCTTGATGGACCTGGCTATCAGCATCGTCATCCCGTCGCTGATACTGATGAAGCTCAGCGGCGAAGATCGCCTCGGCGCCGACGGTGCGCTATTGCTGGCGCTGGCCTTCCCGCTCGGCTGGGGGCTGTTCGAGCTGGCCAAGTACCGCAAGTTCAACTGGATAGCGCTGCTGGGGCTGATCAGCGTGCTGCTGACCGGCGGCATCGGCCTGCTGCAGCTCGACCCCCAATGGCTGGCCATCAAGGAGGCTGCGATCCCTGGAATTATCGGTATCGCCGTGCTGGCCTCGACCCGCACTCGCTTCCCGTTGATCCGCACGTTGCTCTACAACCCAAAGGTGTTGAACGTCGCGAAGGTTCATGAACAGCTCGAGCGCAACGGTCAGACCGCCCACTTCGAAACGCGATTGCTGCGGGCCACCTATTTTCTAAGTGGGACCTTTTTCTTCTCGTCCTTCATGAACTACGTGCTGGCCAAATGGATCGTCAACAGCCCGGCCGGCAGCGAGGCGTTCAACGCCGAACTGGGGCGCATGACCTTGCTCAGTTATCCGATGATCGCGATCCCGAGCATGGTGATGATGATGGCGATTTTCTACTACCTCTGGCGAACCATCCACGGCCTGACCGGGCTGCGCCTCGAAGACATCATCGCGAATCACGCGCACCCGGATCGGCAGGGCAACAAATCCTGA
- a CDS encoding lysylphosphatidylglycerol synthase transmembrane domain-containing protein produces MMKRSDVAWTFVGIMAVLLSGYLLYQEIRNLSLAELTDSLEAISHRNWLLAGLATLGAYSALAWYDRIAIAHLGKNISWWFITLCSFTTYALAHNVGASVFSGAVVRYRAYRSKGLTPQEIGVLIVFCSLTFVLGTLLAGGVVLVLRPDLLTRLIESDPWLSTAIGASLLCLVGLYVIGAWRHFAPMQIGKWRITYPRLPIVGKQLIAAPLELACAAAIIYFALPEAQNPGYLTVLGVFLASFSLALLSHAPGGLGVLEVTFLAALPELPTADVLAALIVFRTLYLLVPFALAILVVAVFEGAQWTQRRRKGAAGQ; encoded by the coding sequence ATGATGAAGAGGAGCGATGTCGCCTGGACCTTTGTCGGCATCATGGCGGTACTGCTTTCCGGCTATCTGCTCTATCAGGAGATTCGTAATCTTTCGCTGGCTGAACTCACCGACAGCCTGGAGGCCATCAGCCACCGCAATTGGCTGCTTGCCGGCCTGGCCACGCTGGGCGCCTATAGCGCCCTTGCCTGGTACGACCGGATCGCCATAGCCCATTTGGGCAAGAACATTTCATGGTGGTTCATCACGCTTTGCTCGTTCACCACCTACGCACTGGCACACAACGTAGGGGCGTCGGTGTTTTCAGGTGCGGTGGTGCGTTACCGCGCATATCGCAGCAAAGGCCTCACACCACAGGAAATCGGCGTGCTGATCGTGTTCTGCTCGCTGACCTTCGTGCTCGGCACCTTGCTGGCCGGTGGTGTGGTACTGGTCCTGCGGCCGGATCTGCTGACCAGACTCATCGAGTCCGATCCGTGGCTGTCGACCGCAATCGGTGCGTCGCTGTTGTGCCTGGTCGGTCTTTACGTGATCGGCGCCTGGCGGCACTTCGCCCCCATGCAGATCGGAAAGTGGCGAATCACCTATCCTCGACTGCCGATCGTCGGCAAGCAATTGATCGCAGCGCCACTTGAACTGGCCTGCGCCGCCGCGATCATCTATTTCGCCCTTCCCGAAGCGCAGAATCCCGGCTACCTGACTGTGCTGGGGGTATTTCTCGCCTCGTTCTCACTGGCATTGCTGTCGCACGCACCGGGCGGCCTCGGTGTACTGGAAGTGACGTTCCTCGCCGCCCTTCCGGAGCTACCGACGGCTGACGTGCTGGCTGCATTGATCGTATTCAGGACCTTGTATCTGCTGGTGCCCTTCGCCCTCGCCATCCTGGTGGTGGCCGTGTTCGAAGGGGCACAATGGACGCAGAGGCGGCGCAAAGGCGCCGCCGGCCAGTAA
- a CDS encoding hybrid sensor histidine kinase/response regulator, producing MRRLRVAIAFTFSLLLAALNAWPAFAASDDPSSLPPTTEAPQATEPNWRLLIDQSGQLSLQEILDQRSLFQRIDQRSYAAPASDSAVWLQVSLPPFVQPNWLWMFAPRVQYLDFYLLRGGQVERHVETGELRPPESRPLPARAYLFSLPNDGLAREAYIRLQSSHPVMAWFHTVDEADLVKLTRPAYLFGALFGALALLMVYNLLRFAYTFSYSHVWLALLHGALLTCAVANLGLLAVWSPKFFYSQALIADLAALVGCLSLLAFTFGFFHYRRTRWVTWLLALQAGAVSTLAATILATGHLWFSWLIYFMVLVTAITVTVVAIHHWRQRYDPARLLVAGMLLFDGGFVVMLPMLLGFNPFNPDWLTGIMFSVATCSGLILSFALLERQRQMQSDSRNQHTAEAVTSAELRTKADFLAKISHEIRTPMNGVLGMSELLLDTSLSAKQRDYVQTIHSSGNELLNLINEILDISKLESGQVELDDVQFDLNALIEDCLGIFRAKAEQQKVELIGFVQPQMPHVVAGDPTRLRQALLNLLENAFKQTEEGEVLLIAAVDDQEERPRLRITVQDSGRPLEAQERDALLNAALDSRDFLAATRHGGRLGLIIARQLVHLMDGEFGIQTGGVAGNTLWISLPLGAEVSEQPGSDLDNQLKGARLLVVDDNDTCRKVLSQQCSSWGMEVSTVASGKEALALLRTKAHLREYFDVVLLDQDMPGMTGMQLASRIKEDFSLNHDILLIMLTGMSNAPSKIIARNAGIKRILAKPVAGYTLKTTLADELARRTVASPSGSALASIPPSVPDDFRILVAEDNSISTKVIRGMLSKLNLKPDTASNGEEALASIKAQPYDLVLMDCEMPIMDGFEATARLRAWEASEGRPRTPVVALTAHILSEHRERAREAGMDGHMAKPVEMSQLRELIDYWVRIRATADDR from the coding sequence GTGCGTCGACTCCGGGTCGCCATTGCGTTCACCTTCAGTCTTTTGCTGGCTGCGCTGAATGCATGGCCCGCATTTGCCGCAAGCGACGATCCGTCCTCGCTCCCACCCACCACCGAAGCCCCGCAGGCGACCGAGCCCAACTGGCGATTGCTGATCGATCAGTCAGGCCAGCTCAGCCTCCAGGAGATCCTGGATCAGCGCAGCCTTTTCCAGCGCATCGACCAACGCTCCTATGCCGCCCCCGCCAGCGACAGTGCCGTCTGGCTTCAGGTGAGCCTGCCCCCGTTCGTGCAGCCGAACTGGCTGTGGATGTTCGCCCCGCGTGTGCAATACCTCGACTTCTATCTGCTGCGTGGCGGCCAGGTCGAACGTCACGTGGAAACGGGCGAGTTGCGCCCGCCGGAATCGCGCCCCCTGCCGGCTCGTGCGTACCTGTTTTCATTGCCTAACGACGGCCTGGCCCGTGAAGCCTACATCCGGCTGCAATCGTCGCACCCGGTCATGGCCTGGTTCCATACGGTAGATGAAGCGGATCTGGTCAAGCTGACTCGCCCGGCCTATCTGTTCGGGGCGCTGTTCGGCGCCCTGGCACTGCTGATGGTCTACAACCTGCTGCGCTTCGCCTATACCTTCAGCTACAGCCATGTGTGGCTCGCCCTGCTGCACGGAGCGCTATTGACCTGCGCCGTGGCGAACCTTGGCCTGCTGGCGGTGTGGTCACCGAAATTCTTCTACAGCCAGGCCTTGATCGCTGACCTGGCGGCACTGGTGGGCTGCCTTTCCTTGCTGGCGTTCACCTTTGGTTTCTTCCACTACCGGCGGACGCGATGGGTGACCTGGCTACTGGCGCTGCAAGCGGGAGCGGTCAGCACATTGGCGGCGACCATTTTGGCGACTGGCCATCTGTGGTTCAGCTGGCTGATCTATTTCATGGTACTGGTTACCGCCATCACCGTTACCGTGGTGGCCATCCACCATTGGCGGCAGCGCTATGATCCAGCCCGCCTGCTGGTGGCCGGCATGCTGTTGTTCGATGGCGGCTTCGTCGTCATGCTCCCCATGTTGCTGGGTTTCAACCCATTCAATCCCGACTGGCTGACCGGCATCATGTTCAGCGTGGCGACCTGTTCCGGACTGATCCTCAGTTTCGCACTGCTCGAGCGCCAGCGTCAGATGCAGTCGGACAGCCGCAACCAGCATACTGCCGAGGCGGTCACCAGCGCCGAGTTGCGCACCAAGGCCGACTTCCTGGCGAAGATCAGCCATGAGATTCGCACGCCCATGAATGGCGTGCTGGGCATGAGCGAGCTGTTGCTCGACACCTCGCTGTCGGCCAAGCAGCGCGACTATGTACAGACCATTCATAGCTCCGGCAACGAACTGCTCAACCTGATCAACGAGATCCTCGACATTTCCAAGCTGGAGTCCGGACAGGTCGAACTGGACGACGTACAGTTCGACCTCAACGCCCTGATCGAGGATTGTCTGGGCATCTTCCGCGCCAAGGCCGAACAGCAAAAGGTCGAGCTGATCGGCTTTGTCCAGCCGCAGATGCCCCACGTCGTCGCCGGCGACCCGACCCGCTTGCGCCAGGCACTGCTGAACCTGCTCGAAAACGCCTTCAAGCAGACTGAAGAAGGCGAGGTATTGCTGATCGCTGCAGTAGACGACCAAGAGGAACGACCACGCCTGCGCATCACCGTGCAGGACAGCGGACGGCCACTCGAGGCGCAGGAGCGCGATGCGCTGCTCAATGCCGCGCTGGACAGCCGCGACTTCCTCGCTGCGACCCGTCATGGCGGTCGCCTCGGCTTGATCATCGCCAGGCAGCTCGTCCACCTCATGGACGGTGAGTTCGGCATCCAGACCGGCGGCGTCGCCGGCAATACCTTGTGGATCAGCCTGCCGCTGGGTGCCGAGGTGTCGGAACAACCGGGCAGCGACCTGGACAATCAACTCAAAGGCGCGCGCCTGCTGGTGGTAGATGACAACGACACCTGCCGAAAGGTGCTCAGCCAACAGTGCAGCAGTTGGGGCATGGAGGTCAGCACGGTGGCTTCGGGCAAGGAAGCCTTGGCGCTGCTGCGCACCAAGGCACACTTGCGCGAGTATTTCGACGTGGTTCTGCTCGACCAGGATATGCCGGGCATGACCGGCATGCAGCTTGCCAGCAGGATCAAGGAAGACTTCAGTCTCAACCACGACATTCTGCTGATCATGCTGACCGGCATGAGCAACGCGCCCAGCAAAATCATCGCGCGCAATGCCGGGATCAAACGCATCCTGGCCAAACCGGTTGCCGGTTATACGCTGAAAACCACCCTGGCCGACGAGCTCGCCCGTCGCACCGTTGCCTCGCCATCCGGCTCGGCCCTGGCCAGCATACCGCCGTCCGTTCCCGACGATTTCCGCATCCTGGTCGCGGAAGACAACAGCATCTCCACCAAAGTCATCCGCGGCATGTTGAGCAAGCTCAACCTCAAGCCAGACACGGCCAGTAACGGTGAAGAGGCGCTCGCATCGATCAAGGCGCAACCTTACGACCTGGTGTTGATGGATTGCGAAATGCCCATCATGGATGGCTTCGAGGCGACAGCGCGGCTGCGCGCCTGGGAAGCCTCGGAAGGACGTCCGCGAACCCCAGTGGTAGCCCTGACGGCCCACATTCTCAGCGAGCACCGCGAACGAGCCCGCGAGGCCGGCATGGACGGGCACATGGCCAAACCTGTCGAGATGTCCCAACTGCGCGAGCTGATCGACTACTGGGTCCGTATTCGGGCAACCGCGGATGATCGATGA
- the purD gene encoding phosphoribosylamine--glycine ligase: MNVLIIGSGGREHALAWKVAQDPRVEKVFVAPGNAGTATEAKCENVAIDVLAIEQLADFAAQNVQLTIVGPEAPLVKGVVDLFRARGLDCFGPTAAAAQLEGSKAFTKDFLARHKIPTADYQNFTEVEPALAYLREKGAPIVIKADGLAAGKGVIVAMTLAEAEEAVRDMLSGNAFGDAGARVVIEEFLDGEEASFIVMVDGANVLPMATSQDHKRVGDGDTGPNTGGMGAYSPAPVVTAEVHQRVMDEVIWPTVKGMAAEGNVYTGFLYAGLMIDRSGAPKVIEFNCRFGDPETQPIMLRLQSSLILLIEAALAKALDKVEAQWDPRPSLGVVLAAGGYPGDYRKGDVIRGLEAAAQLEGKVFHAGTALKDGLVTTSGGRVLCATAMGETVSAAQQNAYALAARIEWDGHFYRHDIGYRAIAREQGER, encoded by the coding sequence ATGAACGTACTGATCATCGGCAGTGGTGGCCGCGAGCACGCCCTGGCCTGGAAGGTCGCGCAGGACCCGCGCGTCGAAAAGGTCTTCGTCGCGCCCGGTAATGCCGGCACCGCAACCGAGGCCAAATGCGAGAACGTCGCCATCGACGTGCTGGCCATCGAACAGTTGGCAGACTTTGCCGCGCAGAACGTGCAACTGACCATCGTCGGGCCCGAGGCCCCGCTGGTCAAAGGCGTGGTCGACCTGTTCCGTGCGCGCGGTCTCGACTGCTTCGGTCCGACCGCCGCCGCCGCGCAGCTGGAAGGTTCCAAGGCATTCACCAAGGATTTCCTGGCCCGCCACAAGATACCGACAGCCGACTACCAGAACTTCACCGAAGTCGAGCCGGCGCTGGCCTATCTCCGTGAGAAGGGCGCGCCCATCGTGATCAAGGCCGACGGCCTGGCGGCCGGCAAGGGTGTCATCGTTGCCATGACGCTGGCAGAAGCCGAGGAAGCCGTGCGCGACATGCTCTCCGGCAATGCCTTTGGCGATGCCGGTGCGCGGGTGGTCATCGAGGAATTTCTCGACGGCGAAGAAGCCAGCTTCATCGTCATGGTCGATGGCGCCAATGTGTTGCCGATGGCCACCAGCCAGGATCACAAACGCGTCGGCGACGGCGACACCGGCCCGAACACCGGCGGCATGGGGGCCTATTCGCCGGCCCCGGTAGTCACCGCCGAGGTACATCAGCGCGTCATGGACGAGGTCATCTGGCCGACCGTCAAGGGCATGGCCGCTGAGGGCAATGTCTACACCGGCTTCCTCTATGCCGGGCTGATGATCGACCGCAGCGGCGCCCCCAAGGTGATCGAATTCAACTGTCGCTTCGGCGATCCCGAAACCCAGCCGATCATGCTGCGCCTGCAGTCCAGCCTGATATTGCTGATCGAGGCGGCGTTGGCCAAGGCACTGGACAAGGTCGAGGCGCAGTGGGACCCGCGTCCGAGCCTCGGCGTCGTGCTGGCCGCCGGTGGCTATCCCGGCGACTACCGCAAAGGGGACGTGATTCGTGGCCTGGAGGCTGCCGCCCAATTGGAAGGCAAGGTCTTCCATGCCGGTACCGCGTTGAAAGATGGGCTGGTCACGACCTCCGGCGGCCGTGTGCTCTGCGCGACGGCCATGGGCGAAACGGTGTCGGCGGCGCAGCAGAACGCCTATGCGCTGGCCGCTCGCATCGAGTGGGACGGCCATTTTTACCGCCATGACATCGGCTATCGTGCCATCGCACGCGAGCAGGGCGAACGCTGA
- the purH gene encoding bifunctional phosphoribosylaminoimidazolecarboxamide formyltransferase/IMP cyclohydrolase: protein MTDQSTRLPVRRALISVSDKTGVVEFARELAALGVEILSTGGTFKLLRENAIAAVEVADYTGFPEMMDGRVKTLHPKIHGGILGRRDLDGAVMAEHGINPIDLVAVNLYPFAATVAKPGCTLPDAIENIDIGGPTMVRSAAKNHKDVAIVVNADDYADVIENLRNGGLTYAQRFDLALKAFEHTASYDGMIANYLGTVDQSAETLSTEGRSLLPRTFTTQFVKAQDMRYGENPHQIAAFYVETADEACVATARQLQGKELSFNNVADTDAALECVKSFVKPACVIVKHANPCGVAVVPEAEGGIRQAYELAYATDSESAFGGIIAFNRELDGETAKAIVERQFVEVIIAPSISAAAREVVASKANVRLLECGQWPAERAPGWDFKRVNGGLLVQSRDIAMIGEADLKVVTQRAPSEQEIHDLIFAWKVAKFVKSNAIVYAKNRQTVGVGAGQMSRVNSARIAAIKAEHAGLPVPGAVMASDAFFPFRDGIDNAAKDGITAVIQPGGSMRDAEVIAAADEAGIAMVFTGMRHFRH, encoded by the coding sequence ATGACCGACCAAAGCACTCGCCTCCCCGTCCGCCGCGCGCTGATCAGCGTGTCCGACAAGACCGGCGTCGTTGAATTCGCCCGCGAACTTGCCGCCCTCGGCGTCGAGATCCTCTCCACCGGCGGCACCTTCAAGCTGCTGCGTGAGAACGCCATTGCCGCGGTGGAAGTCGCCGATTACACCGGCTTCCCGGAAATGATGGACGGTCGGGTGAAGACCCTGCATCCGAAGATCCACGGCGGCATTCTCGGTCGCCGTGATCTCGACGGTGCGGTCATGGCCGAGCATGGCATCAACCCGATCGACCTGGTCGCGGTCAATCTGTATCCCTTCGCCGCCACCGTCGCCAAGCCCGGCTGCACGCTGCCGGATGCGATCGAGAACATCGACATCGGCGGCCCGACCATGGTCCGCAGCGCCGCAAAAAACCACAAGGATGTCGCCATCGTGGTCAATGCCGACGACTATGCCGATGTCATTGAGAATCTGCGCAACGGCGGCCTGACCTATGCTCAGCGCTTCGACCTGGCGCTCAAGGCCTTCGAGCACACGGCGTCCTACGACGGCATGATCGCCAACTATCTGGGCACCGTCGACCAGAGCGCCGAAACCCTTTCCACCGAAGGCCGCAGCTTGCTGCCGCGCACCTTCACCACTCAGTTCGTCAAAGCGCAGGACATGCGCTACGGCGAGAATCCGCACCAGATCGCGGCGTTCTACGTCGAAACCGCCGATGAAGCCTGCGTGGCCACGGCTCGCCAGTTGCAAGGCAAGGAGTTGTCCTTCAACAACGTCGCCGACACCGACGCCGCACTGGAATGCGTGAAAAGCTTCGTCAAGCCGGCCTGCGTCATCGTCAAGCACGCCAACCCGTGCGGCGTCGCCGTCGTTCCCGAGGCTGAAGGCGGCATACGCCAGGCCTATGAACTGGCCTACGCGACCGACAGCGAGTCGGCATTCGGCGGCATCATCGCCTTCAACCGTGAGCTGGACGGTGAAACCGCAAAAGCCATCGTCGAGCGTCAGTTCGTCGAAGTGATCATTGCCCCCAGTATTTCTGCCGCTGCACGCGAAGTCGTCGCGAGCAAAGCGAACGTGCGCCTGCTCGAGTGCGGCCAATGGCCGGCCGAGCGTGCGCCGGGCTGGGACTTCAAGCGCGTCAATGGGGGCCTGCTGGTACAGAGCCGCGATATCGCGATGATTGGTGAAGCCGACCTCAAGGTCGTCACCCAGCGCGCCCCGTCCGAGCAGGAAATCCATGACCTGATCTTCGCCTGGAAAGTGGCGAAGTTCGTCAAATCCAACGCGATCGTGTATGCCAAGAACCGCCAGACGGTCGGCGTCGGCGCTGGCCAGATGAGCCGGGTCAATTCAGCCCGTATCGCCGCGATCAAGGCTGAGCACGCCGGGTTGCCGGTTCCCGGAGCGGTGATGGCCAGCGACGCCTTCTTCCCCTTCCGCGACGGCATCGACAATGCAGCCAAGGACGGTATCACTGCGGTGATCCAGCCCGGCGGCTCGATGCGTGACGCCGAGGTGATTGCTGCCGCGGACGAAGCAGGCATTGCCATGGTCTTCACCGGCATGCGCCATTTCAGGCACTAA
- the fis gene encoding DNA-binding transcriptional regulator Fis produces the protein MTLLNETLVTGTTSVSDNVNLKQHLNTPSEAGQTLRGSVEKALHNYFAHLEGADVTDVYNLVLSEVEAPLLETVMNYVKGNQTKASELLGLNRGTLRKKLKQYDLL, from the coding sequence ATGACGCTGTTGAACGAAACACTGGTAACTGGAACAACATCCGTGAGCGACAACGTGAATCTCAAGCAACACCTCAACACACCGAGCGAAGCGGGCCAGACCCTGCGCGGCAGTGTGGAAAAGGCGCTGCACAACTATTTCGCCCATCTCGAAGGCGCAGACGTCACGGACGTGTACAACCTGGTGTTGTCCGAAGTGGAAGCTCCATTGCTCGAAACCGTGATGAATTACGTGAAGGGCAACCAGACCAAGGCCTCCGAGCTGCTGGGTCTGAACCGCGGCACCCTGCGCAAGAAACTCAAGCAGTACGATCTTCTCTGA
- the dusB gene encoding tRNA dihydrouridine synthase DusB, producing MSAVRIGPYTLPNRLILAPMAGVTDQPFRQLCRRLGAGLVVSEMVTSDVRLWNSRKSRLRLLHEGDPEPRSVQIAGGDPQMLAEAAVRNVELGAQIIDINMGCPAKKVCNKAAGSALMKDERLVSEILEAVVEAVDVPVTLKIRTGWDRQNKNGLTVAKIAEQSGIAALAVHGRTRADLYTGDAEYDTIAAIKQAVSIPVFANGDIDSPLKAREVLNATGADALLVGRAAQGRPWIFREIDHYLATGELLAPPALSEVESILLEHLHALHAFYGDVMGVRIARKHVSWYLATLPGAREYRARFNGLEDRDAQCASVRAFLAERRTGPDSGDGKGVAA from the coding sequence ATGTCAGCGGTACGCATCGGCCCTTACACCCTTCCGAATCGATTGATCCTCGCGCCCATGGCTGGCGTGACCGATCAGCCGTTCCGCCAGTTATGCCGACGCCTTGGCGCGGGTCTGGTGGTCTCGGAAATGGTGACCAGTGACGTACGCCTGTGGAACAGTCGCAAGTCGCGGCTGCGCCTGCTGCATGAGGGCGACCCGGAACCACGCTCCGTGCAGATCGCCGGGGGTGATCCGCAGATGCTGGCCGAAGCCGCGGTTCGCAACGTCGAATTGGGCGCGCAGATCATCGACATCAACATGGGCTGCCCGGCAAAGAAGGTCTGTAACAAGGCCGCAGGGTCAGCGCTGATGAAGGACGAACGACTGGTCTCGGAGATCCTCGAGGCTGTAGTCGAAGCAGTCGATGTGCCGGTAACGCTCAAGATTCGCACCGGCTGGGACAGGCAAAACAAGAATGGACTCACGGTGGCGAAGATCGCCGAACAGTCCGGAATCGCAGCGTTGGCAGTACATGGCCGGACGCGCGCCGACCTTTATACGGGCGACGCGGAGTACGACACCATCGCGGCGATCAAGCAGGCGGTATCGATCCCGGTGTTTGCCAATGGCGATATCGATTCACCATTGAAGGCACGTGAAGTACTCAATGCCACGGGAGCCGATGCGCTGCTGGTTGGGCGAGCGGCACAGGGCCGGCCCTGGATCTTTCGCGAGATCGACCACTACCTTGCGACCGGCGAACTGTTGGCGCCGCCGGCCCTGAGTGAAGTCGAAAGCATCCTGTTGGAGCATCTGCATGCGCTCCATGCTTTCTACGGTGATGTGATGGGCGTCCGGATCGCACGCAAGCACGTCAGTTGGTATCTCGCAACACTACCCGGAGCGCGCGAATACCGTGCCCGGTTCAATGGTTTGGAAGACAGGGATGCGCAATGCGCCAGTGTTCGGGCATTTCTGGCCGAACGCCGAACAGGCCCTGACTCAGGGGATGGAAAAGGGGTGGCTGCATGA